In a single window of the Ciconia boyciana chromosome 7, ASM3463844v1, whole genome shotgun sequence genome:
- the SSR3 gene encoding translocon-associated protein subunit gamma, with the protein MAPKGGPGGRQQSEEDLLLQDFSRNLSAKSSALFFGNAFIVSAIPIWLYWRIWHMDLVQSAVLYSVMTLISTYLVAFAYKNVKFVLKHKVAQKREDAVSKEVTRKLSEADNRKMSRKEKDERILWKKNEVADYEATTFSIFYNNTLFLVLVIIASFFVLKNFNPTVNYILSISASSGLIALLSTGSK; encoded by the exons ATGGCTCCCaagggcggccccggcgggcggcagcAGTCGGAGGAGGACCTGCTCCTGCAGGACTTCAGCCGCAACCTCTCTGCCAAGTCCTCTGCGCTCTTCTTCGGCAACGCCTTCATCGTCTCCGCCATCCCCATCT ggcTTTACTGGAGGATATGGCATATGGATCTCGTGCAGTCTGCAGTCCTCTATAGTGTAATGACCCTCATCAGTACCTATCTAGTAGCTTTTGCGTATAAGAACGTCAAGTTTGTTCTCAAACACAA AGtagcacagaaaagagaagacgCTGTTTCCAAAGAAGTGACTCGCAAGCTGTCTGAGGCAGACAATAGGAAGATGTCTCGTAAGGAGAAGGATGAAAG aattctgtggaagaaaaatgaagttgcaGATTATGAAGCAACAACTTTTTCCATCTTCTACAACAATACTCTCTTTCTGGTCTTGGTCatcattgcttcattttttgtgCTGAAGAACTTCAACCCCACTGT AAACTATATTCTTTCTATAAGTGCTTCATCTGGACTGATTGCTCTGCTATCTACAGGATCCAAgtag